The genomic region caaaaggcaaattgtgcctcacaagttttgaggttttcttcaatGGGACTACAGCGTTGATGGATAATGGAGGATGAactacctcatccacctggccTTGTGCAAATCATTTGATTCTATTGCACACAACAGACTTGTCTCTACGatagagagatgtggatttgatgggtggatgttTCGGTGAGTAAGGAATATGCAGGAGTCCAAGTGCACTCAAAGCGTTGCGGTTAATGCCTTGATGTCCAGGTGGAGACCAGTAATGTGTGGTGTTCATCTGGTGTCCTTAGGGGAACCAGGACAATTTACTGCCTTTGCCAGGCACACGGAGacagggattgagtgcacccttagcgagtttgtatgtgacaccaagctgaacgtgagccagcaatgtgcccttctggccaaggaggccagtagtatcctgggctgcgtgAAGAAGTGTGTAATAAACAGGTCAGGGGAGATGCTCCTCCCTGCCTACTCTGCGgtagtgaggctgcatctggagtcttgtgtcccgTTCCATGCTCCTCAACTCAAGACAGAAAAGGTACCAGTGGAGAAACTGCAGTAGAGTACAAGATGATGTTTGGACTGGAATTTGTGTCTCCTAAGGAGAGGCAGAGATGTGggtgtgtttatcctggagaagagaaggacgaGGGGCTCCTATCACTGCTTATGAATATCACCAGGGCCTAGGCCAACAGGATGGGCCCAGATCATTTTGAGTGGTGCCCagctacaggacaaggggcatcaGGTACAAAATGGAACTTGCGTTTCCCAAGCAAACATCTCAAAATGTTATTCTTGTGAGAGTGATGGTGCACTGGaattggctgcccagggagggagtgcaGTCTACTTCTCCGGAGTTCCTGAAATCCAGTCTGGATGCATTCGTGTAGAGCCTGAttgaggtgaccctgctttagcagaagGTTTGGACTTggagatctccagagatctcttccaaaataacccaaccattctgtgattctgcagttctgtgattttgcttctgtggtggggagagagtcgtcctggggaagagagtcaagtgtctgctttcctggggagctggcatCAGAGGTCTGGATAGTGGTGCATGAGCAGGGGCAATTTTTGTCTTGGCAAGTGAAGGGCTTGtgtcatgttctggaagtgtccctgtgctgctctgtgttgttgTTGTGGCTGGGGACGTAGAGCCTAGGAGGAGCTTGTAATCTCTTTCTACCCACCCCAATGGCCACTGTAACCTTGGCTTTGTgctgggtggggttggaagaagcttgggagaagaaagaagaggaggcttctcaggctgggatgcaggaaaactttattgGGTGGGTGCGGaaatagagaagacagaagcgTCAAGTGGAAGGGAGCAAGTTCGAGGTGCAAGGACGTGCATCTTCAAGCCATGGTGTGGCTTCCAGGGTGTGAGTGGTTGGTGTCAAGGGTGGTGGAGAGGACCCTTAGCAAGGgtagcagcctctcctgccaccgaACCAGCCGAGACCTCTGCCACCATAGCAGCCCAGACCTCCCAAGCCGTAGCCGTAGCCATAGCCGAAGGCCCCGTTGGAGACAGGcactccctggtagctgagttcgctgcccacggcagccGATGCGGAGGATCCGACGGTggtgctctgggggaaggaggtgaggatgggtcctggcagggtgaccAGCACGGTGGAAGGCTGGATGACGAcggaggagtcctggcactgcctgacacagggctcgttgcagctgttggccagcggggcgggtgcgcaggggcggcagaggtcgttgcaggccatggtgtggtgtggagggtccctggaagagaaggtgttGAGCAAGTGGTGGCGCATGGGGGTTTTGAAGTGTGGAgtgtgaggagggcagggatgtTGGGAGGTTGGGGTGGTTCTGTGGGGAGTGTGGCGGTGGGGAGGAATGTCGGCGGGAGAGGCTGGGGCAGAGCgtggtggaagagagggaggaggttggacaggaggaggaggctcagGGTTTTGAGACTCACCTTGTTGAGTGCAGAGGAGAAGGTGTGCAGAGAaggttgtgagggagagaggtgctgggccAGCTTTTATAGTGGTGCACGAGGGGCGGGACGGGCTTTGTGCatgagtgcattttgcaggcagcagctgtgtcctggcccagcgtggcgagtcatgaggtggggtgtgttttccttgccccagtTCTTCAATGTCATGTCCTCCTCTTGAGGACGTGTCCACTATGTGGTGGCAGCATCTTTGAAGTGTGAGTGTTAGAGGCTGAAGACTTGCTGCTGCTGATGTGTGTCAGGGCAGGCGCAAGAGGTGACCAAAGCGTAGGAGAGGTGTAATGGTGTCAGTGAGGCCATTGCTTAGCACTTTTGTTGTGTGGTTTGTGGGTGCATTGTGAGGAGGAAATGGCAATTGCTGGTAGCCACACAAACCACTGCTCAACCCTGGTCAGAAAAGTTGATGAGGACGTATGAATATGGATTTCTGAAGAGGACATCATGCTTGACCAAGCTATGCATCTTCTGCATTAAAGTGAGTAGGTCTGTAGAGGGGGAAAGAACAAAGGCTTGTGTTTACCTTGAATTTTGCGTGaagctttttatgttttctctccttgcatCCTCCTAGAAAAGACCAAAATGCATGCTTTGCATAAGTGACCAGCGAGTTGAACTGCCAAGTGGTTGAATGGTTGGGGCCAGAGGCTTGTGATGGGTGGCAGGGTGTCCTGATGGAAAGAAATCTCAATTAATGTAGCCCAGGAAGTGGATCTTTGGGAACAAATCTGTTCAGCATCCTTCGCAATGACATGAGCAGTGGGATGGAGTGAACCCTCAGCAAGGCAGCAGATGGTAACTCTCATTTTAAAGACGCAAAAGGGAGACCCAGGTCAACTATCAGCCGGTCAgtgtcacctctgtgcctgccaATGTCACGGATTGtggcagatcctcctggaaactatgCCAAGGCGTGTGGAAATTAAGGAGGAGATTGCTGAAAGACAAGATGCCTTCCCAAAAGGCAAATTGTTCCTTAGAAATTTGGAGTCTTTGTGCGATGGGTCTACAATGttggtggggaagggaagaggaacagaACTCACCTACCTGGCCCTCTGCAAATCATATGAAAGTGTCTCACGCATCATCCTTTTCTAAATGGAGGCTGCGTGCAGTGAGGCTACAGTGttggtggagaagggaagaggaactgGCCTCATCTACTTGGCCTTGTGTAATGTATTTGATACTGCCACTCACAGCACCCTTGTCTCTGACATTgaaagatgtggatttgatgggtggacctCTTGGTTTGTAAGAATTATGCGGGATTGTTCCACTCAGAGTGCTGGGGTCAAGGTCTCGATGTACAGGTGGAGATCAGTGACTAGCGGTGTCCACCTAGTGTCTGTCCTGGGACAACGATTATTCACTGTCTTTGTCAGGGACATAGAGAGTGGGagtgagtgcaccctcagtgaGTCTGAagaagacaccaagctgagtggtatgATGGATACCCAAGAGGAAAGGTCTGTCCTTGTCTAAATGGAGAGATGTGGATCTGATGAGTGGATTGCTTGGTTGATAAGGAATCATCTGGATGCCGAAGGATTGTGGTCAATAGCTTGTTGTCCCGGTAGAGACCAGTCACGAGTGGTGTCGTCAGGAGTCCATATTGGGACCAGTATTATTTACGGTCTTTTCCAGGGCCGCAGACAatggcattgagtgcaccctctgccagtttgcagatgacaccaaggtgAATGATGTTGTGGACTCTCCAGAGGAAAGGGTTGCCAGCCAGAGCAGCCTTGACCAGCTAGGGACACGAGCCCATGCAAATCTGCGAGTTcgacaaggccaaatgccaggtccttgTCCTTGatatgagtcagcaatgtgcactGGTGGTGAAGACTGAGGGTATTCTGGAGTGTGTCAAGAAGAGTGTAGCAAGAGGGTTGAATGAGATGCTCCTCCCCATCTACTCTGCCCTAGAGAGGCcgcatagaatcctagaatagttggggttggaagggatcttaaagatcatctagttccatccccttgccatggggaaggacatcccactagatgaggttacCCAAGCCCCtatccaatctggccttaaaCAAGTCCTGGGGTGGAGCATCGCCAGCTCCAGAAACTCAAGAATCtattggagagagtccagtggaggccatggaggtgcttaaaaggcCTAGAGCTTCTCTCTGACTTTGAAAGGTTGAAAGACCCTGGTTGCttttgcttggagaagagaagattgagaAGAGAAATCATCAAAGAAGATCAATATGCAAAGAGAAGGattcaagaggatggggccagactttTCTAAGTAGACGCTAGCTACTGGACAAGGAGCAACGGGCGCAAATAGTAGCACAGGAAGTTAAACGTGAGCATGAGCAAAGCCTGATTTATTGTAAGGGTGATAGAGCACTGGGCAGCCAGttctggaaaaactgaaatcCAATCTGATGCATTCCTGTACAGCCTGAttgaggtgaccctgctttagcaggaggtttggactgggagatctccagagatctcttccaatgcaacccaaccattctgtggttctgtagttctgtgattttgcttgcTGTGGTGGCCAGAGAGTCATCCTGGGGAAGAGTCAAGAGTTTGTTAACCAGGGGAGCTGACATCGGAGGTCTGGATAGCGGTGAACTAGCATGGGCATGATTTGCCTGGGCAAGCGAAGGGCTTTtgtcatgttctggaagtgtctctgccctgctctctATTGTTGTTGTGGCTGGGGACATAAACCATACGTGGAGATTGCAACATCTTTCCAACCACCTCAATGGCCAGTGTAGCCTTGGTGTTGTGCTGGGTGAGGTTGGAGgaactttaaaagaagagaggaggcgACTCAAGCTTGAATGCAGGAGAACTTTATTGAATGGAGAGAAATTGAGAAGGCAGGAGCGCCAAGAGGAAGAGAGCAGATCTGAGGTGCAAGGAGGTGCATCCTCAACCCATGGTGTGGCTTCCAGGGGGTGggtggtcagtgtcaggggtgaTGGTGACGACCTTTAGCAGGTgtagcagcctctcctgccaccgaACCAGCCGAGACCTCTGCCACCATAGCAGCCCAGGCCTCCCAAGCCGTAGCCGTAGCCATAGCCGAAGGCCCCGTTGGAGACAGGcactccctggtagctgagttcgctgcccacggcagccGATGCGGAGGATCCGACGGCggtgctctgggggaaggaggtgaggatgggtcctggcagggtgaccAGCACGGCAGGAGGCTGGATGACGAcggaggagtcctggcactgcctgatgcagggctcgttgcagctgttggccagcggggcgggtgcgcaggggcggcagaggtcgttgcaggccatgggtgtggtgtggagggtccctggaagagaaggtgttGAGCAAGGGTCAGGATGTTGGTTTGCAAGGGGCAAAGtgtgaggagggcaggagaATGGGGAGGCGTGGGTGGGTCTGTGAGGTTtgtggtggtggggaggcaTGTGGGCTGTTGAGGCTGGGGTAGAGcatggtggaagagagggaggaggttggacaggagaaggagcctCAGGGTTTTGAGACTCACCTTGTTGAGCGTGGAGGAGACGGTGTGCAGGGAaggttgtgagggagagaggtgctgggccAGCTTTTATGGTGGTGCGCGAGGGGTGGGACAGGCTTTGTGCatgagtgcattttgcaggcagcagctgtgtcctggctcAGCGTGGCGAGTCATgaggtggggtgtgttttccttgccccagtTCTTCAATGTCATGTCCTCCTCTTGAGGACGTGTCCACTATGTGGTGGCGGCTGCTTTGAAGTGAGGATCTTAGAGGTAAAAGGCTTGGTGTCGATGTTGGGTGCCAGGGCAGGCGCAAGAGGTGACCGAAGCGTAGGAGAGGTGTAATGGTGTCAGTGAGGTCATTACCTGGCACATTTCTTGTGTGGTTTGTGAGTGTGTTCTGATGATGGGAGCCCATTTCCTGGCAGCCTGACCCAGCTCAGCCCGAATTAGGAGAGGCAAGGAGGTCATCAACATGTCATGCCATCTACTTGGCCCTGGTGGCAGCTTTCAAGGCAAAGGTTTTGAAGTCTAAGTCTTGGTGGTGATGGTGAATGTCAGGGTGGGCCGAAGAGGCAACCAAAGCATCGCAGAGTTGGGATGTTGTCCGTGAGGTCGTCATGTGGCACTCGTGTGGCGTGGTTCGTGGGTACATTGGGAAGAAGGCACCCCAAGCAAGGAGACCCAGAGCTGTTGGACACAGAACAGACAAGAAGGTTGTGGGAAGTCCCGAGCGTGTTGTTTCAAAGGGGACATTGTGTTTGACAAGCATCTGTGTCTTCCACATCAAAGTGGCTAGGTTTGTATAAAAGTAAAGAATCAAGGCTGGTGTTTTCCTTGAGTTTTGATGATTTCTCGCCTCACATGCTCCTagacaagacaaaaatgtaCGTGTGTCAGAAGTGACCTGCGAGATGGACTGCAAAAGGGAAACCCAAATCAACAACCAGCCTGTCAGTGTTACCTCTATTCCTGGCATGGTCACGAATCCTGGTGGATCCTGCTGGATATTATGtcaaggaagatggaaattcTGGAGGCGATAGCTGAAAGGCAAGAGggcttcacaaaaggcaaattgtgcctcacaagttttgaggttttcttcaatGGGACTACAGCGTTGATGGATAATGGAGGATGAactacctcatccacctggccTTGTGCAAATCATTTGATTCTATTGCACACAACAGACTTGTCTCTACGatagagagatgtggatttgatgggtggatgttTCGGTGAGTAAGGAATATGCAGGAGTCCAAGTGCACTCAAAGCGTTGCGGTTAATGCCTTGATGTCCAGGTGGAGACCAGTAATGTGTGGTGTTCATCTGGTGTCCTTAGGGGAACCAGGACAATTTACTGCCTTTGCCAGGCACACGGAGacagggattgagtgcacccttagcgagtttgtatgtgacaccaagctgaacgtgagccagcaatgtgcccttctggccaaggaggccagtagtatcctgggctgcgtgAAGAAGTGTGTAATAAACAGGTCAGGGGAGATGCTCCTCCCTGCCTACTCTGCGgtagtgaggctgcatctggagtcttgtgtcccgTTCCATGCTCCTCAACTCAAGACAGAAAAGGTACCAGTGGAGAAACTGCAGTAGAGTACAAGATGATGTTTGGACTGGAATTTGTGTCTCCTAAGGAGAGGCAGAGATGTGggtgtgtttatcctggagaagagaaggacgaGGGGCTCCTATCACTGCTTATGAATATCACCAGGGCCTAGGCCAACAGGATGGGCCCAGATCATTTTGAGTGGTGCCCagctacaggacaaggggcatcaGGTACAAAATGGAACTTGCGTTTCCCAAGCAAACATCTCAAAATGTTATTCTTGTGAGAGTGATGGTGCACTGGaattggctgcccagggagggagtgcaGTCTACTTCTCCGGAGTTCCTGAAATCCAGTCTGGATGCATTCGTGTAGAGCCTGAttgaggtgaccctgctttagcagaagGTTTGGACTTggagatctccagagatctcttccaaaataacccaaccattctgtgattctgcagttctgtgattttgcttctgtggtggggagagagtcgtcctggggaagagagtcaagtgtctgctttcctggggagctggcatCAGAGGTCTGGATAGTGGTGCATGAGCAGGGGCAATTTTTGTCTTGGCAAGTGAAGGGCTTGtgtcatgttctggaagtgtccctgtgctgctctgtgttgttgTTGTGGCTGGGGACGTAGAGCCTAGGAGGAGCTTGTAATCTCTTTCTACCCACCCCAATGGCCACTGTAACCTTGGCTTTGTgctgggtggggttggaagaagcttgggagaagaaagaagaggaggcttctcaggctgggatgcaggaaaactttattgGGTGGGTGCGGaaatagagaagacagaagcgTCAAGTGGAAGGGAGCAAGTTCGAGGTGCAAGGACGTGCATCTTCAACCCATGGTGTGGCTTCCAGGGTGTGAGTGGTTGGTGTCAAGGGTGGTGGAGAGGACCCTTAGCAAGGgtagcagcctctcctgccaccgaACCAGCCGAGACCTCTGCCACCATAGCAGCCCAGGCCTCCCAAGCCGTAGCCGTAGCCATAGCCGAAGGCCCCGTTGGAGACAGGcactccctggtagctgagttcgctgcccacggcagccGATGCGGAGGATCCGACGGTggtgctctgggggaaggaggtgaggatgggtcctggcagggtgaccAGCACGGTGGAAGGCTGGATGACGAcggaggagtcctggcactgcctgacacagggctcgttgcagctgttggccagcggggcgggtgcgcaggggcggcagaggtcgttgcaggccatggtgtggtgtggagggtccctggaagagaaggtgttGAGCAAGTGGTGGCGCATGGGGGTTTTGAAGTGTGGAgtgtgaggagggcagggatgtTGGGAGGTTGGGGTGGTTCTGTGGGGAGTGTGGCGGTGGGGAGGAATGTCGGCGGGAGAGGCTGGGGCAGAGCgtggtggaagagagggaggaggttggacaggaggaggaggctcagGGTTTTGAGACTCACCTTGTTGAGTGCAGAGGAGAAGGTGTGCAGAGAaggttgtgagggagagaggtgctgggccAGCTTTTATAGTGGTGCACGAGGGGCGGGACGGGCTTTGTGCatgagtgcattttgcaggcagcagctgtgtcctggcccagcgtggcgagtcatgaggtggggtgtgttttccttgccccagtTCTTCAATGTCATGTCCTCCTCTTGAGGACGTGTCCACTATGTGGTGGCAGCATCTTTGAAGTGTGAGTGTTAGAGGCTGAAGACTTGCTGCTGCTGATGTGTGTCAGGGCAGGCGCAAGAGGTGACCAAAGCGTAGGAGAGGTGTAATGGTGTCAGTGAGGCCATTGCTTAGCACTTTTGTTGTGTGGTTTGTGGGTGCATTGTGAGGAGGAAATGGCAATTGCTGGTAGCCACACAAACCACTGCTCAACCCTGGTCAGAAAAGTTGATGAGGACGTATGAATATGGATTTCTGAAGAGGACATCATGCTTGACCAAGCTATGCATCTTCTGCATTAAAGTGAGTAGGTCTGTAGAGGGGGAAAGAACAAAGGCTTGTGTTTACCTTGAATTTTGCGTGaagctttttatgttttctctccttgcatCCTCCTAGAAAAGACCAAAATGCATGCTTTGCATAAGTGACCAGCGAGTTGAACTGCCAAGTGGTTGAATGGTTGGGGCCAGAGGCTTGTGATGGGTGGCAGGGTGTCCTGATGGAAAGAAATCTCAATTAATGTAGCCCAGGAAGTGGATCTTTGGGAACAAATCTGTTCAGCATCCTTCGCAATGACATGAGCAGTGGGATGGAGTGAACCCTCAGCAAGGCAGCAGATGGTAACTCTCATTTTAAAGACGCAAAAGGGAGACCCAGGTCAACTATCAGCCGGTCAgtgtcacctctgtgcctgccaATGTCACGGATTGtggcagatcctcctggaaactatgCCAAGGCGTGTGGAAATTAAGGAGGAGATTGCTGAAAGACAAGATGCCTTCCCAAAAGGCAAATTGTTCCTTAGAAATTTGGAGTCTTTGTGCGATGGGTCTACAATGttggtggggaagggaagaggaacagaACTCACCTACCTGGCCCTCTGCAAATCATATGAAAGTGTCTCACGCATCATCCTTTTCTAAATGGAGGCTGCGTGCAGTGAGGCTACAGTGttggtggagaagggaagaggaactgGCCTCATCTACTTGGCCTTGTGTAATGTATTTGATACTGCCACTCACAGCACCCTTGTCTCTGACATTgaaagatgtggatttgatgggtggacctCTTGGTTTGTAAGAATTATGCGGGATTGTTCCACTCAGAGTGCTGGGGTCAAGGTCTCGATGTACAGGTGGAGATCAGTGACTAGCGGTGTCCACCTAGTGTCTGTCCTGGGACAACGATTATTCACTGTCTTTGTCAGGGACATAGAGAGTGGGagtgagtgcaccctcagtgaGTCTGAagaagacaccaagctgagtggtatgATGGATACCCAAGAGGAAAGGTCTGTCCTTGTCTAAATGGAGAGATGTGGATCTGATGAGTGGATTGCTTGGTTGATAAGGAATCATCTGGATGCCGAAGGATTGTGGTCAATAGCTTGTTGTCCCGGTAGAGACCAGTCACGAGTGGTGTCGTCAGGAGTCCATATTGGGACCAGTATTATTTACGGTCTTTTCCAGGGCCGCAGACAatggcattgagtgcaccctctgccagtttgcagatgacaccaaggtgAATGATGTTGTGGACTCTCCAGAGGAAAGGGTTGCCAGCCAGAGCAGCCTTGACCAGCTAGGGACACGAGCCCATGCAAATCTGCGAGTTcgacaaggccaaatgccaggtccttgTCCTTGatatgagtcagcaatgtgcactGGTGGTGAAGACTGAGGGTATTCTGGAGTGTGTCAAGAAGAGTGTAGCAAGAGGGTTGAATGAGATGCTCCTCCCCATCTACTCTGCCCTAGAGAGGCcgcatagaatcctagaatagttggggttggaagggatcttaaagatcatctagttccatccccttgccatggggaaggacatcccactagatgaggttacCCAAGCCCCtatccaatctggccttaaaCAAGTCCTGGGGTGGAGCATCGCCAGCTCCAGAAACTCAAGAATCtattggagagagtccagtggaggccatggaggtgcttaaaaggcCTAGAGCTTCTCTCTGACTTTGAAAGGTTGAAAGACCCTGGTTGCttttgcttggagaagagaagattgagaAGAGAAATCATCAAAGAAGATCAATATGCAAAGAGAAGGattcaagaggatggggccagacttt from Phaenicophaeus curvirostris isolate KB17595 chromosome 3, BPBGC_Pcur_1.0, whole genome shotgun sequence harbors:
- the LOC138718688 gene encoding feather keratin-like, coding for MACNDLCRPCAPAPLANSCNEPCVRQCQDSSVVIQPSTVLVTLPGPILTSFPQSTTVGSSASAAVGSELSYQGVPVSNGAFGYGYGYGLGGLGCYGGRGLGWFGGRRGCYPC
- the LOC138718689 gene encoding feather keratin-like, which codes for MACNDLCRPCAPAPLANSCNEPCVRQCQDSSVVIQPSTVLVTLPGPILTSFPQSTTVGSSASAAVGSELSYQGVPVSNGAFGYGYGYGLGFGYGYGYGLGGLGCYGGRGLGWFGGRRGCYTC